Sequence from the Ancalomicrobiaceae bacterium S20 genome:
AATAGCCCGGCGCCTCGGCGATCGCGTTGAAGCGTTCCCAGGCCTCCTTCTCGGTGGCGCCGATGATCGGCGCGGCCAGGAACAGCACCTTGACGTCATCAGGATTGCGGCCGGCCTCGATCGCCTTGGCGCGCACGTCGTCGCGATAGGCCTTGTTGCCAGCGATGCCCGACGAGGGCGCGATGATCGAATCCGCCGTCTCGGCCGCGAACTTGCGGCCGCGCGGGGAGCCGCCGGCCTGCACGAAGGTCGGCTCGATCTGCGGCCCCGGCGCCACGTTGAGCGGACCGCGGCACTTGAAGAACCGGCCTTCGAAATTGATCGGCGCGACCTTGCGATAGTCGGCGTAGGTGCCGGTCTCATGATCGCGGATCACCGTGTCTGGCGCCCAGGAGTGCCAGAGCGCCTTGCACAGCGCGACATATTCGTCGGCCATGTCGTAGCGCAGGTGGCGGGGCGGCAGGGCGTCCATGCCGAAGTTCTTCGCCGCGAGATCCTCGCCGGACGTGACGATGTTCCAGCCGAACCGGCCCTTGCAGATATGGTCCAGCGTCGTGCAGAGCCGGGCCAGCATGAAGGGCGGATAGGCCATGGTGGAGAGCGTGGCGACCACGCCGAGACGGGTGGTCGAGGCGCCGAGCAGGGCGGCGAGCGGCGCCGGATCGTGCTTCGGCGCCATAATGACGTGCTTCAGATAGGCCTCCGGCGTATGCCCGTAGGCATCGGGGACCATCAGCGTATCCTCGATCATGATGTAGTCGAAGCAGGCCCGCTCCATGGCGCGCGCCATGTCGATGTAGAAGCCGCCGTCGAAGGGCAGGCCGCCGGCCGCGATCGGCCCGTTCCACTCGTCGGGAGTGAAGTTCATGAACCAACCGAGATGGAAGCGTTTGGCGGTCATGGCGGCTCCTCGTCGACGGTGGGGGCGGTGCGGTCCGGACCGGCCTTCCACAGACCGGTCCGACAACTCCGAGCCTAGGATCGGTCCGGCCGCGGCAACTATCTGAAAACAAAGAAGCGCCGATCGGTGCCAGCCGTGCCGCCACATTGGGCAGCCGCGCGGTTCGGGCCGTCTTTATGGGCAACGATCGACGGAACGCGCCGGGACGGCCCGCGGCCGATTGCGATCCAGCCGAGACCGGGCGCGCGCTTCTGACGCAGTGCAGCGCGAATTTGGGTGCATCGCGGTAGCAGCGGCTCGCCCGAATCGCGCGGCGGCTGCGACGGGCCTCGTCGATCCTGCCTTCGGCCCATTGTCGGCCGATCTGGCATGCCGCTTGCGTAGTTTTGCTTAGATCACGGACACTTCGTGATGGGTTGCCACGGTCCGCGGACGGGCGGTGCGTGGACGAGGCCCGGCAGGCGTTACCGATCGCGGTTCCCGCGCCGGGCGCGCAGGCGGGCATCGGGACACCGGAGGTGAGCGGGGTTCATCCATGACCGGTCTCGGACAGCTCCACGATATCGACCTGAAGCTGCTGCGCTGCTTCTGCACCATCGTCGAAGAAGGCAGCTTCGCCGCCGCGCAGTCGACGCTGAACCTGTCGCAGTCGATGCTCAGCGAATACATGAAAACGCTGGAAATCCGGCTCGGCACGCGACTGTGCCAGCGCGGTCCGAAGGGGTTCAAGCTCTACCACGAGGGCGAACTGGTCTATCACGCGGCGAAGGAGCTGTTCTCCTCGGTGGAGGGCTTTCGCCAGAAGGTGACCGCCGTCAACGACGGTTCCGGATACGAGATCTCGCTCGCGATCCAGGACGGCATCATCGAGAGCCCGCGGTCGCGGATCGCCGAGGCGATCGAACGCTTCAGCGAGTATTATCCGAAGGTCACGTTCCATGTGGAACTGATGCTCGGCTTTCGCCTGATGGCGGCGGTCGCCGACGGCACGGTCAATGTCGGGATCGGCCTGCTCTATGACCGATTTCCGCATCTCTCGACCGAGCCGCTCTACGAGGAGACCGTGTATCTCTGCTGCGGCGTCGGGCATCCGCTGTTCGACGCGGCCGAGGACACGCTCGACCGCGAGACGATCGAGGCGGCTGCCTACTGCCATCGCGGCCATCTCGAATTCCTGCATCCACCCGGCGACGGCCATTTCGAACATCGCGGCGATACGGCACACGGCTCCTACGCGCATCTGGCGCTGATCCTGTCCGGGCGCAACATCGGCTACCTGCCGGACCACATGGCGCTCGCCTTCGAGAAGGCCGGCCGGCTCCGCATTCTGCGCGCCGACCTCACCCAGCTGGTCAATCCGGTGGTCGCCGTGACCGGCTCCGCCGCCGTCGACTTCAAGCTCGCGCGCCGCTTCGTCGACTGCCTGATCGACGTGCACATGGAACGGGCCGAGCCGCGCGCGGCGCGGGCCGTCGCCGCGTTGACGCGGGAGTTCGGCCCTCGCGACGGCACCGTCGCGCCCCTGACGGTCGGGCAGGGCGCCTGAGCCCGGAGCGCCCGGCCGCTCCAGCCTATTTGTAAACGCAAGCCTTTTCCGATCGGAGTGAATCACTCCGATCGGGCCTTGCTCTAGTCGGGCTGATCGAGCCCGAGGTAATGCGCCAGATAGTCGTGCAGGGCGTGGGCCGCGTGCGAGGTCGGGCCCTGCGACTTGTAGAGCAGCAAGTCGACCTTCGGCAGCGCCGGAAATCCCTGGTCCGGCATCAGTTCCTTCATGCCCGGCGTCAGCGCGCTGCGGCCGAGAACCGTCAGCGCCATGCCGGAGAAGGCGGCGGCCTGCAGACCGCCGACACTCTCGCTCTCGCAGGCGATGCGCCAGCGCCGGCCGGCCCGCTCCAGACACTCGATCGCATGATCGCGATAGATGTTGCCGGGCGGCAGCAGCGCCAGCGGCACCGGGTCTTCCAGATGGGCCTCGGAATTCTGGCCGGTCATCCAGATCAGCTGTTCCCGGCGCACCACCTGGCCGCCGGTGAAGTCGTTCATGCGCGTGACCAGCGCGATGTCGATCTTGCGGTTCTGCACCATCTCGACCAGCGGCGTCGACAGGGCGCAGCGGAGCTCGACCTTGATGTGCGGGAAGGCCTTGCGAAAGATCGCCAGGATCTCCGGCAGCACGAAGGCGGCATAGAGATCGGGCGTTCCGAGCACCACGTCGCCCTGGATGTCGGGCGACAGCATGCGCGCGAGCAACTCGTCGTGCAGGCGCAGGATCGAGCGCGCATAGGTGACGACCGTCTCGCCGTTCGGCGTCAGCGCCATGCGCCGACCCTCGTGCGTGAACAGCGCCTTGCCGATCACATCCTCGAGCCGCTGCAGTTGCAGCGTGATCGCCGGCTGCGTCCGTCCGAGCCGGCGCGCGGCCTCGGTGATGCTGCCGGCCTCGATCACGGCGAGCAGCGAGCGCAGGACGCGGATATCGAGGCTGATCAGGTTCATGGAGGGGAGGGTCCGCCGCTCGAGCCGATTTTTGTCAGCTCGAAGCAAGTTCCGTGCAGCACGCCGGCAAGGGGTCGGCAGGCCGCTCGGCGGCGGTCACGCCGCCACTTCGCACGGCAACTGCACAAGGAACGACAACCGATCTGCCTCGATGTTCAGCACATTATTCGGCCTTATGGATCGAATTTGTACTTCTCATTTTTCAAAAGAAAATTTTGCACATAGCGTTTTTTCCTAGGTGATCTCCCTGCCATGGCTCCCGAAAAGGCGGATCTCCCTCCAATTCAACTGGACTTCGAGGAGAAATGCTATGTCGACTACGGACAAGACGCCGCCTCAACGTGCCGTTGCAAAGACCAAAGCCGGTCTCGACCGCCGTACTCTTCTGAAGGGCGCGGCCGCTGTTGCCGGCGCCGCGGCCGGCTCGGATGCGATCCGCGGCTTCCCGACCGTCTGGGCGCAGGAAATCAAGGACATCGAACTGCGCCACGTCGGCGTCAGCTACTCGGTCGTCCAGGCGATCGGCGACCAGGCCGCGAAGGATCTCGGCTTCAAGGTCACGATGCAGAACCTCGACACCTCGGCCGCGATCAACCGTTTCATCACCCAGCCGAACACCGTCGACATCGCCGATGTCGAGGGCTGGCAGGCCAAGCTCGCGATCAAGCGCGGCGTGCTGCAGGGCATCGAGCGCAAGAGGATCAAGGAATTCGACAACTTCCTGCCGATCTTCACCAAGGGCGAACTGAACGGTCACAAGATCCCGCGCCAGGGCATCTCGCCCTATGAAGCGCTCTACATCGCCAAGAAGGACGCGACCGAGCTGCATGACGGTGTCGCCGACTGGCTGACCAACATTCCGCAGGTCTACAACGCCGACTCGATCGGCTATCGCCCCGATCTGGTCGGCCACGAAGTGACCGAGTGGAAGGAGCTGATCGATCCGAAGTTCAAGGGCAAGGCCGCGATCCTCGACGTGCCCGCGATCGGGATCATGGACGCCGCGCTCTGCCTGGAGAGCGCCGGGCTGATCAAGTACGGCAACAAGGGCAACATGACCAAGGCCGAGATCGACTTCACGATCAACAAGCTGATCGAACTGAAGAAGTCGGGCCACTTCCGCGCCACCTGGACAACCTTCGACCAGTCGGTGAACCTGATGGCCGCCGGCGAGGTGGTGATCCAGTCGATGTGGTCGCCGGCGGTCGCGGCGGTGCGCGTCAAGCAGATCCCCTGCGTCTACGCGCCGGTCAACATCAAGAACGGCAAGGAAGGCTATCGCGGCTGGTGCAACGGCATGGGCCTGATGAAGCACCTCACCGGCAAGAAGCTCGAAGCCGCCTACGAGTACCTGAACTGGTATCTCTCCGGCTGGCAGGGCGCGTTCGTCAGCCGCTACGGCTATTACAGCCCGGTACCGTCCACCGCCAAGAAGTTCATGTCCGCGGCCGAGTGGGAATACTGGTACGAGGGCAAGCCGTCGCCCGAAGTGGTCAAGGATCCCTACGGCGTCCCGATGGAACCCGTCGGCACCAAGCGCGACGGCGGCTCCTTCATCGACCGCGTCACCAACATCTCGTGCTGGAACACGCTGATGGACGAGGCGGCCTACATGAACCAGCGCTGGAACGACTTCAAGGTCGCCTGACCGGCATTCCGGATAGCTTTCAGCTCTGACAAGTCCCGGCCGTGAACCCTGTGCGGCCGGCCTCCTCCCGCCGGGCCTCCGGCGGGACCAGACCTCCCGGACGCCGCGCCTCCTCTCCCCCCAGGCGGCGTCCGGGATTTTCGCCGGTCTTCCGCGCCCTCCCGGCGCGCCGATCCCACTCCTCCCGGCCTCCGGAGACCCCGACGATGACCCGTCCGACGCGCGCCCAGAGACCCGCCAAGACGCCCGAGACGAGCGGCCGGCGCCGCGACTGGCTCGGCTGGCTCTATATCGCGCCGCTGGTGCTGGTGCTGGTGCCGTTCTTCCTGGCGCCGCTCCTCGCCGTCGTGGCGGCGAGCGTGTTCGAGAGCGACGGTTTCGGCGGCATGACGCCGGCGCTGGATCTCTCGAACTACTGGCAGGTCCTGACCTCGGACCTGACCTTCAATCTCTACTGGTCGACGGCCAAGTTCACCTTCCTGACCTGGCTGTTCAGCCTGATCATCGGCTTCTTCGTCGCCTATTTCCTGGTGTTCCACGTCCGCAATCCACTGCTCGGGCTCGGGCTGTTCCTGCTCTGCACGGTGCCGTTCTGGACGTCGAACATCATCCGCATGATCTCGTGGATCCCGCTGCTCGGAAAGCAGGGCCTGATCAACGAGGCATTGCTCAAGATCGGGCTCATTCACGAGCCGCTCGAGTTCCTGCTGTTCTCGAGCTTCGCGGTCGTGGTCGCCTATGTGCACCAGCTCACGATCTTCATGATCGTGCCGATCTTCAACGCCATGGGCCGCATCGACAAGCGCGTCGTCGAGGCCGCGATCGACGCCGGCGCCAGCCGCTTCGACATCATGCGGCTGATCATCGTGCCCTTGTCGAAGAGCGGCATCGCGCTCGGCTCGATCTTCGTCGTCTCGATCGTGATGGGCGACTTCTTCGTCGTGAAGGTCATGTCCGGCGGCGGCTCGGCCTCGGTGGTCGGCGCCTTCTACGAGGACGTCGGC
This genomic interval carries:
- a CDS encoding NtaA/DmoA family FMN-dependent monooxygenase (This protein belongs to a clade of FMN-dependent monooxygenases, within a broader family of flavin-dependent oxidoreductases, the luciferase-like monooxygenase (LMM) family, some of whose members use coenzyme F420 rather than FMN.), which produces MTAKRFHLGWFMNFTPDEWNGPIAAGGLPFDGGFYIDMARAMERACFDYIMIEDTLMVPDAYGHTPEAYLKHVIMAPKHDPAPLAALLGASTTRLGVVATLSTMAYPPFMLARLCTTLDHICKGRFGWNIVTSGEDLAAKNFGMDALPPRHLRYDMADEYVALCKALWHSWAPDTVIRDHETGTYADYRKVAPINFEGRFFKCRGPLNVAPGPQIEPTFVQAGGSPRGRKFAAETADSIIAPSSGIAGNKAYRDDVRAKAIEAGRNPDDVKVLFLAAPIIGATEKEAWERFNAIAEAPGYFEKVLAMISSITDIDFSQFALDEELPKLTTNGEQGSLDAFAQWGSGKTLRQLCLDQVSRGLDGLVGTPKQVAKRMAEIAEAVGGDGFLITRPNTTLISRQYINDICEGLVPELQRLGVVRTEYTKSSLRETLREF
- a CDS encoding LysR family transcriptional regulator, which produces MTGLGQLHDIDLKLLRCFCTIVEEGSFAAAQSTLNLSQSMLSEYMKTLEIRLGTRLCQRGPKGFKLYHEGELVYHAAKELFSSVEGFRQKVTAVNDGSGYEISLAIQDGIIESPRSRIAEAIERFSEYYPKVTFHVELMLGFRLMAAVADGTVNVGIGLLYDRFPHLSTEPLYEETVYLCCGVGHPLFDAAEDTLDRETIEAAAYCHRGHLEFLHPPGDGHFEHRGDTAHGSYAHLALILSGRNIGYLPDHMALAFEKAGRLRILRADLTQLVNPVVAVTGSAAVDFKLARRFVDCLIDVHMERAEPRAARAVAALTREFGPRDGTVAPLTVGQGA
- a CDS encoding LysR substrate-binding domain-containing protein yields the protein MNLISLDIRVLRSLLAVIEAGSITEAARRLGRTQPAITLQLQRLEDVIGKALFTHEGRRMALTPNGETVVTYARSILRLHDELLARMLSPDIQGDVVLGTPDLYAAFVLPEILAIFRKAFPHIKVELRCALSTPLVEMVQNRKIDIALVTRMNDFTGGQVVRREQLIWMTGQNSEAHLEDPVPLALLPPGNIYRDHAIECLERAGRRWRIACESESVGGLQAAAFSGMALTVLGRSALTPGMKELMPDQGFPALPKVDLLLYKSQGPTSHAAHALHDYLAHYLGLDQPD
- a CDS encoding extracellular solute-binding protein, yielding MSTTDKTPPQRAVAKTKAGLDRRTLLKGAAAVAGAAAGSDAIRGFPTVWAQEIKDIELRHVGVSYSVVQAIGDQAAKDLGFKVTMQNLDTSAAINRFITQPNTVDIADVEGWQAKLAIKRGVLQGIERKRIKEFDNFLPIFTKGELNGHKIPRQGISPYEALYIAKKDATELHDGVADWLTNIPQVYNADSIGYRPDLVGHEVTEWKELIDPKFKGKAAILDVPAIGIMDAALCLESAGLIKYGNKGNMTKAEIDFTINKLIELKKSGHFRATWTTFDQSVNLMAAGEVVIQSMWSPAVAAVRVKQIPCVYAPVNIKNGKEGYRGWCNGMGLMKHLTGKKLEAAYEYLNWYLSGWQGAFVSRYGYYSPVPSTAKKFMSAAEWEYWYEGKPSPEVVKDPYGVPMEPVGTKRDGGSFIDRVTNISCWNTLMDEAAYMNQRWNDFKVA
- a CDS encoding ABC transporter permease; its protein translation is MTRPTRAQRPAKTPETSGRRRDWLGWLYIAPLVLVLVPFFLAPLLAVVAASVFESDGFGGMTPALDLSNYWQVLTSDLTFNLYWSTAKFTFLTWLFSLIIGFFVAYFLVFHVRNPLLGLGLFLLCTVPFWTSNIIRMISWIPLLGKQGLINEALLKIGLIHEPLEFLLFSSFAVVVAYVHQLTIFMIVPIFNAMGRIDKRVVEAAIDAGASRFDIMRLIIVPLSKSGIALGSIFVVSIVMGDFFVVKVMSGGGSASVVGAFYEDVGVLQYPKAAASAVILTAVLMAAVGLILRTVDIRREITR